In the Sphingobacterium sp. PCS056 genome, GGACATGCCATATCTGGACTTAGTAATTTCCAATTACCCTCATTAATTGCTGTGATCGGATTCTTTATCGGCGGGATCATCATGATTCATTTTATTTTCCCTCTCATCTTTTAAACATAGCTATGAAACAGTTAAAATTTATATTAATCGGAATATTATTTGGCATCATCCTATACAAGTCGGAGGCAGCATCATGGTACCGCATATATGAAATGTTCCAGTTTAGATCCTTTCACATGTATGGAATTATAGGAACTGCATTAACAACTGCCATCCTCATTGTTCAAGTCATAAAAAGGAAGAACATAAAAGATAATAATGACCTTCCAATCCAATTTATCGATAAAAAGAAAAGCATTACACGCTACCTACTTGGAGGTACCATCTTTGGATTAGGTTGGGCTTTGACAGGAGCTTGTCCCGGGCCTATGTTTTCGCTCCTAGGTGCTGGATATTGGACATTAGGGATTGTGCTTATCTTTGCTCTGATCGGAACATGGCTTTATGGCCTAATCCGTCATAAGTTACCACATTAATATCAGCATATGACAACAGTTCAGCAAGCATTTTTAGGAAGTTTTGAAAAAGAATTGATTGCAGAGATTGAACAAGTCTCTGTCATTAAACAGTTCAAAGCAGGAGAAATCATTATTGACATTGGTCAATACATTAAATTTATGCCCCTCCTCTTAGATGGAGTCATTAAAATCATTCGAGAAGATAAAAAGGAGGGCGAACTGTTGTTATATTTTTTAGAGAAAGGCGATACCTGTGCCCTATCTATAGCCTGCTGTGTAGGCTCAAAAAAAAGCGAAATCCGCGCCATTGCCGATGTCGATACCACCGTCGCGATGATTCCCAATCAGTACCTCGATAGCTGGATGGGAACCTATAAAACTTGGCGCAATTTTATCCTAGAAAGCTATTCCGATCGACTCAATGAGCTGTTAACTACAGTCGATAATATTGCCTTCTCACAGATGGACGTTCGCATCATGAACTATTTGAAAGAAAAGGCATCCATTAGCAAATCACAAAAGATAGAGATCACCCATCAGGTCATTGCCAATGACCTCAATACATCTCGTGTGGTCGTATCCCGAATTTTAAAATCACTAGAAAACCAAGGAAAAATCCTTTTAAATAGAAATAACATCAATCTAATTTAATTGTCATTTCAATGCTTAAAATATCGAAGGTAACCTATGTTACCTTTCATCCTTTTTTAAGACGTTACCTTTGATAAACAAACAATTAATCATGGAGTTATCACTTATTTTTGGATATATTTTAGCAATTGCAGTAGGCCTCTCAATGGGTATTATGGGAAGTGGTGGCAGTATATTAACACTACCTATATTTGTCTATCTATTTCATCTGGCACCAGCACAAGCATTAGACTATTCTTTATTTACGATTAGTACAATATCGATCATTGGATCAATTTCTCACTTACAAAAAAAAGAGATCGATCTCAAAATGAGTTTATTTTTTATTCTACCATCATTCATATCTGTTTATATGACCAAGCAATACATCCTTCCTCGTATTCCTGATCATTTTCAAATTTATGAGATGATGATTCATAAAGATCAGATCATCATGACCCTGTTCGCGATCATCATGATTGCATCAGCATTAGCGATGATCAAAAAACGCGATGATCGACATCAAATTAAAACCTCCAGAAATAACACCGCGTTGATGATATCCATTGGTTTTTTGATTGGTATATTAACAGGATTAGTAGGTGCAGGTGGAGGTTTTATCATTGTTCCAGCTCTTATACTTTTGTTAGGCAATACCATTAAACAAGCCACCGCAGCCTCTCTATTTATTATTGCCATCAATACAGCCTTTGGTCTGTTGAGCAATTTCAAACAGCTGAATCAAATCAATTGGACAATATTAATTATCTTTACAGGAATCACACTAATAGGATTGATGATTGGAATCCAATTAAAAACAAAATTAAAATCCGAAAAATTAAAAGTAGGATTTGGATATTTTCTTGGAGCAATAGGTTTAATCATAGCCAGTATAGAAATCAATCAATTTATAAATTTATAAAGGAATAAATTATGTTTTTTCAACACATTTTCGAATCTTCATTAGCACATGCAAGTTATCTCATCGGCTGTCAAGCAAAAGGAGTAGCAATTGTGATCGATCCTAAAAGAGATGTAGACACGTACTTAGCTATAGCCGAAAAAAACAACTTAAAGATAACGCATATTGCAGAGACCCATATTCATGCCGATTATCTATCCGGCTCATTAGAATTAGCCGCTTTAACAAGCGCACAGCTCTATCTTTCTGACGAAGGGGGAGCAGACTGGCAGTATGATTTTGATCACGTGGGCTTAAAACATCAGGATGAAATAAAAATTGGAAATCTGATATTTAAAGTTTTACATACACCAGGTCATACCCCTGAAAGTATCAGTTTCCTATTAACAGACACACCTGCGACAGACGCGCCCGTCATGTTGTTTACAGGAGATTTTGTATTTGTAGGTGATATTGGACGTCCAGATTTATTAGAAAATGCTGCCGGACTGATCGGAACAAAAGAAATCGGAGCACATCAAATGTTTGAATCATTAAAAATCTTTAACCAGCTTCCAGACTATGTACAAGTATGGCCAGCACATGGCGCAGGATCTGCCTGTGGAAAAGCCCTAGGGGCAGTTCCAAGTTCAACTGTTGGATATGAAAAGATAAGAAACTGGGCTTTAAAATATGGAAATGATGAAAAAGCATTTACGGAGGAGCTTCTAAGTGGACAACCAGAGCCTCCAAAATATTTTGCGATGATGAAAAAGCTTAACAAAATCAAGCGACCATTGCTAACATCAGTACCTACTTACAAAGAACTAGACGCAACAGAATTGATATTGCATCATAAAAATGATGTAACCATCATTGATACCCGCAACAAACAAGAATTTGCACAAGGATTCATACCCAATAGCATCAATATCCAGAATAATAAAGCTTTCAGCAATTGGGCAGGCTGGATTTTAGATTATCATAAACCATTTATTCTTATTGTAGCAAAAGATCAATTAGAAGATGTCACCCGCAAATTGATGCGTATAGGTCTCGATCAAGCCATTGGCTATATCACACCTCAATCGTTGCAAACAGTTGGTATCAAACTTGATCAGCAGGAAATTATTGATTTCAATGAGATGAATACAGCATTAAACAATCCCAATGCACAAATTTTAGATGTTCGAAATGAAAGTGAATATCAGGCAGGGCACCTTCCCCATGCAACCCATGTCTTTGTTGGAACACTGCTGGAAAATTTAGATCAGATAGATCAAAGTAAACAACTGTATCTACATTGTCAGTCCGGTGACCGTGCGACCATAGCCATGTCACTACTTGGCAGAGCCGGGATCAAAAATATCAAAAATTATAGTCCAGGGATGAAAGAATGGGTCGAGAAAAATGGTACCCTAATAAAATAGAAAAGCGGATTAATCCGCTTTTCTATTTTAAAGACTACGCTCCGGAATTTTAAAATACCGCAGTACATCCGTTTTCTTATCGACAATATCTCCCTTTTTATTGGTTTCCAGTCGATGATTAACAACCGAAATATATTGATAATTATCAGCATCAGATTCATAAATCGTGACTGTTGCAAACTCATCACCCAATTCATCAGCCTCCAGATAGGTCTGTAGATCTGTAAAATCCTTTTTCCCTAAATTATGCTCCAGTGCCTGCTTATCTGCTATATATGCGATCTGTTTCTCAAGTTCCCTTTTTTGCATCCATTCATTACCCCTTTCAGAAAAAGGTTCAGTTGTTTTACCCGACCAAGCTAAGACAATAGGGTAGACAATAATAGTCGCAGCCTCAATACCCCACAAGATCCATAAAGGCCAACCACTCACCACACTTTTCTTAAGAGAAAAAGTACCAACAGCATTTAATTCTTGAATTCCACTAAATGTATCCATTGGGTGAAATAGGAAATATAAAAAACCATCCAGATTAAAAGAAGACTTTAACCACATGTCCCCTCCCATTGTACCTTCAGCATTAAACATTAAGGAGACAAATAAGCACCATTGGGCATAATACGCAACCAAAGTGCAGATGAAAGTAAATAGTAGTGCAATACC is a window encoding:
- a CDS encoding sulfite exporter TauE/SafE family protein, with protein sequence MELSLIFGYILAIAVGLSMGIMGSGGSILTLPIFVYLFHLAPAQALDYSLFTISTISIIGSISHLQKKEIDLKMSLFFILPSFISVYMTKQYILPRIPDHFQIYEMMIHKDQIIMTLFAIIMIASALAMIKKRDDRHQIKTSRNNTALMISIGFLIGILTGLVGAGGGFIIVPALILLLGNTIKQATAASLFIIAINTAFGLLSNFKQLNQINWTILIIFTGITLIGLMIGIQLKTKLKSEKLKVGFGYFLGAIGLIIASIEINQFINL
- a CDS encoding DUF6691 family protein, which encodes MKQLKFILIGILFGIILYKSEAASWYRIYEMFQFRSFHMYGIIGTALTTAILIVQVIKRKNIKDNNDLPIQFIDKKKSITRYLLGGTIFGLGWALTGACPGPMFSLLGAGYWTLGIVLIFALIGTWLYGLIRHKLPH
- a CDS encoding Crp/Fnr family transcriptional regulator, giving the protein MTTVQQAFLGSFEKELIAEIEQVSVIKQFKAGEIIIDIGQYIKFMPLLLDGVIKIIREDKKEGELLLYFLEKGDTCALSIACCVGSKKSEIRAIADVDTTVAMIPNQYLDSWMGTYKTWRNFILESYSDRLNELLTTVDNIAFSQMDVRIMNYLKEKASISKSQKIEITHQVIANDLNTSRVVVSRILKSLENQGKILLNRNNINLI
- a CDS encoding MBL fold metallo-hydrolase, whose translation is MFFQHIFESSLAHASYLIGCQAKGVAIVIDPKRDVDTYLAIAEKNNLKITHIAETHIHADYLSGSLELAALTSAQLYLSDEGGADWQYDFDHVGLKHQDEIKIGNLIFKVLHTPGHTPESISFLLTDTPATDAPVMLFTGDFVFVGDIGRPDLLENAAGLIGTKEIGAHQMFESLKIFNQLPDYVQVWPAHGAGSACGKALGAVPSSTVGYEKIRNWALKYGNDEKAFTEELLSGQPEPPKYFAMMKKLNKIKRPLLTSVPTYKELDATELILHHKNDVTIIDTRNKQEFAQGFIPNSINIQNNKAFSNWAGWILDYHKPFILIVAKDQLEDVTRKLMRIGLDQAIGYITPQSLQTVGIKLDQQEIIDFNEMNTALNNPNAQILDVRNESEYQAGHLPHATHVFVGTLLENLDQIDQSKQLYLHCQSGDRATIAMSLLGRAGIKNIKNYSPGMKEWVEKNGTLIK